In Streptomyces sp. NBC_00878, a single window of DNA contains:
- a CDS encoding DedA family protein: MLAAAVTTVPPESTQQAIGYPSLFLLVLIGALVPVVPTGALVSSAAVVAFHQTAPFSMVLVFVVAAFAAFLGDVALYWLGRRGMDSKNGSRWLAAIRDRAPEDRLAQAQEKLAGHGVTVLVLSRLMPAGRIPVMLACLMAKWPLRRFARGDVPACLAWAATYQLIGVLGGSLFKEPWEGVVAAVVLTLVISVAPSVWRRMRSAPR, translated from the coding sequence GTGCTCGCCGCCGCGGTCACGACCGTGCCGCCCGAGTCCACCCAGCAGGCGATCGGCTATCCGTCGCTGTTCCTGCTGGTGCTGATCGGGGCGCTGGTGCCCGTCGTGCCGACGGGTGCCTTGGTGAGTTCGGCGGCGGTGGTGGCCTTTCACCAGACGGCGCCGTTCTCGATGGTGCTGGTCTTCGTGGTGGCGGCGTTCGCGGCGTTCCTGGGGGATGTCGCGCTGTACTGGCTCGGGCGCCGGGGCATGGACTCGAAGAACGGTTCGCGTTGGCTGGCCGCGATCCGGGACCGGGCGCCGGAGGACCGGCTGGCGCAGGCGCAGGAGAAGCTCGCGGGGCACGGGGTGACGGTGCTGGTGCTGTCCCGGCTGATGCCGGCGGGGCGGATTCCGGTGATGCTGGCTTGTCTGATGGCGAAGTGGCCGTTGCGGCGGTTTGCGCGGGGGGATGTTCCCGCGTGTCTGGCCTGGGCGGCGACGTATCAGCTGATCGGGGTGCTTGGGGGTTCGCTGTTCAAGGAGCCGTGGGAGGGCGTTGTGGCGGCGGTTGTGCTGACCCTGGTGATCAGTGTGGCGCCCAGTGTTTGGCGCCGGATGCGCAGCGCTCCGCGGTGA
- a CDS encoding MBL fold metallo-hydrolase: MTQQSESTTTTTSTGAEDPAPFSPLSSSLSSPTFVPGAGTPLAEPRPLGERRVWPRSFADRLTAPLPGLRGFARFAREGALRPGPEGLADIPRLPYEPGPLPRVDARTVAVSWAGHASWVVRIGGLTVLTDPVWSRKILGTPARVTPVGVAWSALPRIDAVVISHNHYDHLDAPTLRRLPRDTPVFVPAGLGRWFRRRRFSHVTELDWWEAAELHPRGGAAGASVEGGGGRRAGVRLDFVPAHHWSKRSLHDTCRTLWGGWVLTAADGRRVYFAGDTGYGHWFSHIGARYPGIDLALLPIGAYNPRWWLSDVHCDPEEAVRATQDLGARRMAPMHWGTFVLSAEPVLEPLTRVRTAWEKAGLARENLWDLPVGASKVLN, encoded by the coding sequence ATGACGCAGCAGTCCGAGTCGACCACGACCACCACGTCCACGGGCGCCGAAGACCCGGCGCCGTTCTCACCTCTGTCCTCCTCTCTGTCCTCACCCACGTTCGTACCCGGCGCCGGAACCCCTCTCGCCGAACCGCGCCCGCTCGGTGAACGGCGCGTCTGGCCCCGCTCGTTCGCGGACCGGCTGACCGCCCCGCTGCCGGGCCTGCGGGGCTTCGCCCGGTTCGCCCGCGAGGGCGCGCTGCGGCCCGGTCCCGAGGGGCTCGCCGACATTCCCCGACTGCCGTACGAGCCGGGCCCGTTGCCCCGGGTGGACGCGCGCACGGTCGCCGTCTCCTGGGCGGGGCACGCCAGTTGGGTGGTCCGGATCGGCGGTCTCACCGTGCTCACCGACCCGGTGTGGTCCCGCAAGATCCTCGGAACTCCCGCCCGGGTCACACCGGTCGGCGTGGCCTGGAGCGCTCTGCCGCGCATCGACGCGGTCGTCATCAGCCACAACCACTACGACCACCTGGACGCGCCGACACTGCGCCGACTCCCGCGCGACACCCCGGTGTTCGTCCCGGCCGGGCTCGGCCGCTGGTTCCGGCGCCGCCGCTTCTCGCACGTCACCGAGCTGGACTGGTGGGAGGCGGCCGAACTGCATCCGAGGGGCGGCGCCGCAGGCGCCTCGGTTGAGGGTGGTGGCGGGCGACGGGCGGGAGTCCGCCTGGACTTCGTACCGGCCCACCACTGGTCCAAGCGCAGCCTGCACGACACCTGCCGCACCCTGTGGGGCGGTTGGGTGCTGACCGCGGCCGACGGCCGACGCGTCTACTTCGCGGGCGACACGGGATACGGCCACTGGTTCTCCCACATCGGCGCCCGCTACCCCGGCATCGACCTCGCACTCCTCCCCATCGGCGCGTACAACCCACGCTGGTGGCTCAGCGACGTCCACTGCGACCCGGAGGAGGCGGTCCGCGCCACCCAGGACCTGGGCGCCCGCCGCATGGCCCCCATGCACTGGGGCACGTTCGTCCTCTCGGCGGAGCCGGTCCTGGAACCCCTCACGCGAGTACGAACGGCATGGGAGAAGGCGGGCCTGGCGAGGGAAAACCTGTGGGACCTGCCGGTAGGCGCTTCAAAGGTGCTCAACTGA
- a CDS encoding aminotransferase class I/II-fold pyridoxal phosphate-dependent enzyme, with amino-acid sequence MRRTDPEGHGPVRYGPPLPGQGLPVPPGLTVAATGAHTEPTGGGPALLDAARAYWARRGLPADRDRTAAAPGAPVLLLALTAALGGDVLVPRPCAAWWAPQARLLGSSVFHVGTPAECGGVPDPYALLETVRRVRAEGGDPRLLVLSVADDPTATVAPPEVVHETIEAAVGEGLHLVSDETWRDTLHEPHDTVLLSPAEMLPEHVTVLTDLAGPFLPPGWPAAIARFPANDTGTGLRDRVLDVLTALDARIAAPSAAAAAYALAEPDDITHRLAASVRLHARVATAAHRIVVDAGALARPPRAGRHLYVDLGPLRSALTARGVGDAQELEDFLTDRLGMPTPGGHRFGDDLGALRVRLATGPFLGTTHEERMASLTSPEPLELAHVERALSLLGSAFADLRDDDDARRRESPR; translated from the coding sequence ATGCGGCGGACCGATCCGGAGGGCCACGGACCTGTCCGCTACGGCCCACCGCTCCCCGGCCAGGGCCTGCCGGTGCCGCCCGGACTCACCGTCGCCGCGACGGGCGCGCACACCGAACCCACCGGCGGGGGACCCGCGCTCCTGGACGCGGCCCGCGCCTACTGGGCCCGGCGTGGACTGCCCGCCGACCGTGACCGGACGGCCGCGGCGCCCGGCGCCCCTGTACTGCTCCTCGCGCTGACCGCCGCGCTCGGTGGCGACGTCCTGGTGCCGCGCCCCTGCGCGGCCTGGTGGGCGCCGCAGGCACGCCTGCTGGGCAGCTCGGTCTTCCACGTGGGGACACCCGCCGAGTGCGGCGGCGTCCCGGACCCGTACGCCCTCCTGGAGACCGTGCGCCGCGTGCGCGCCGAGGGCGGCGACCCGAGGCTGCTCGTCCTGTCCGTGGCCGACGACCCCACCGCCACCGTCGCGCCGCCCGAGGTGGTTCACGAGACGATCGAGGCTGCCGTGGGCGAGGGGCTGCACCTGGTCAGCGACGAGACCTGGCGCGACACCCTGCACGAACCGCACGACACCGTGCTGCTGAGCCCCGCCGAGATGCTGCCGGAGCACGTCACGGTCCTGACCGACCTCGCCGGACCCTTCCTGCCGCCCGGCTGGCCCGCCGCGATCGCCCGCTTCCCCGCCAACGACACCGGCACCGGGCTGCGCGACCGCGTCCTCGACGTACTGACGGCGCTCGACGCCCGGATCGCGGCTCCGTCCGCCGCGGCAGCCGCCTACGCGCTCGCCGAGCCCGACGACATCACGCACCGCCTCGCCGCGTCGGTACGCCTGCACGCGCGCGTGGCCACCGCCGCGCACCGGATCGTCGTGGACGCGGGCGCCCTCGCCCGGCCCCCGCGCGCGGGCCGCCATCTGTACGTGGACCTCGGCCCGCTGCGCTCCGCGCTCACCGCGCGCGGTGTCGGCGACGCCCAGGAACTGGAGGACTTCCTCACCGACCGCCTCGGCATGCCTACGCCCGGCGGCCACCGCTTCGGCGACGACCTGGGCGCGCTGCGCGTACGCCTGGCCACCGGACCGTTCCTCGGCACAACCCACGAGGAGCGAATGGCGTCTCTCACGTCACCGGAACCTCTGGAATTGGCGCATGTGGAACGTGCGTTGAGTCTGCTGGGGTCGGCCTTCGCCGATCTCCGCGATGACGATGACGCTCGGCGACGGGAGTCCCCTCGATGA